In one Rhodocyclaceae bacterium genomic region, the following are encoded:
- the rplX gene encoding 50S ribosomal protein L24: MNKIKKGDDVIVLTGRDRGKRGTVLKVLAEHVVVEGINRVKKHQKPNPMKGTTGGIVEKEMPINASNVAVFNPATKKADRVGFRVLEDGRKVRFYKSNGELVSA, from the coding sequence ATGAACAAGATCAAGAAAGGCGACGACGTCATTGTGCTAACGGGCCGCGATCGCGGCAAGCGGGGCACGGTGCTCAAGGTACTTGCCGAGCACGTCGTGGTCGAAGGCATCAATCGTGTCAAGAAGCACCAGAAGCCGAATCCCATGAAGGGGACCACCGGCGGCATCGTCGAGAAGGAAATGCCGATCAACGCTTCGAATGTGGCGGTTTTCAATCCCGCGACCAAGAAGGCGGATCGCGTCGGTTTCCGCGTGCTGGAAGACGGCCGCAAGGTTCGGTTCTACAAGTCCAACGGCGAACTGGTAAGCGCCTGA